GAGCTCGACGTCGCCTCCCTCGAGGCGTACTGCCGTACCAGGCTGGCCGGGTTCAAGGTGCCGCGACGCTGGTCGGCGATCGAGGTGCTCCCCCGCAACGCCGCCGGGAAGGTCGTCAAGCGGGACGTGCCAGTACCTGCATGAGCGAGCGCGCGACGAGCGCGGGAGCCGTGAGCGGGGCGTCGTGACCGGCGTCGATCAGCGCGTACGGCGTCCCGCGCTCGTCGAGGCGTGAGCGGGTCGTCTCGGACGGGTAGCCGGCAGGCGTGCCACTGCAGAAGACGTACGCCACCGGGACGTCGGAGGCCGGACCCGGCCGCGGGTCCAACGACGGCGCGAACGGGGTCGGGGTCAGGCGGGTCGCGATCCAGGCGGCCGTCTCGGCATCGAGGTCGCCGTCGGCGGCCGGCGGCCGGGCCGGAATCAGCGTGTCTCGCGGCGGCAGGCCCGTCGCGCCGGGCGTCAGGTCGACCGCCCGCTCCCCCACGTCGGGGACGGCGCCGTCGACGAAGACCAGGTGCCTGAGCCGGTCCGGAACCGCGTCGGCGACCGCCCGGGCGACGACGGCGCCCTGGCTGTGGCCGACGAGCACCACGTCGTCGAGGTCCTCGACCTCCAGCAGTCCGACGATCTCGTCGACCCACGACGACAACCCCTGCACGCTCGCGACCCCTGACGCGCGCTCACCCGCGCCGGAGAGGCTCGGCGCGTAGACGTCGTGGCCGGCCGCGACGAGAAGCGGCCGCACCCGGCGCCACGACCACCCTCCGCGGAATGCTCCGTGGACGAGCACGAACGTGGTCACCGGGGGTCCGGCTCGTCGATGACGACCTCCATGAACTCCCGCGGATAGGAGTCGTACGGCTGCAGGTGCTCGTACATCGCCACGAGGTGGTCCCCGTAGTCGGGCGCCTGCGTACAGGCGTCGTAGTCCTCCACGCTGTCGAAGAAGCGGAGGTGCGTGAAGTGGGTCCTGTCCTCGACGCCACGGATCAGTCGCCGTCCGCGGAACCCGGAGTGGTCGCGGAAGAGGACTCCGAACTTCTCCGAGAGCGCGATGTAGGCATCGGCGTGCTCCTCTCCCGGCTTGGTCCATGCCTGGCTCACGACGACGATCATGCAATCCTCCAGAGGTCTCGACTCATAGATCATATATCTTTACACTTCTGTCATGACAAGCAGCAGCTCGCAGACCAAGACCATCCCTGAGTTCCTGGCCGAAGCCCCCGACGTCGACGTTCGCGAGCTCTGGCAGGCGTTCTGGGACATCCTCACCGCCGCCAAGGAGCGCATCACGGAGGTGCTCGACGTCGTGCCGCACGCCAGCAGTGCGGACCTTGAGGCGTGGAGCACCCCGGACGGCTCGTACGAGGGCTCCCTCAACACCTACGCCGGCGACCCCGACAACGGCGCCGAGTGGCTCGTCCACTCGTGGATCGGCAACCGCAGCGCCTCGATCCTCGACATGAACCTCCAGGTGTGGCTCGGCCCGCACATCGACGTACCGCACCTCGTGATCGTGTTCGGCACCATCCCCAACATCTTCCACTTCAGCGATCTCGTGGCGCGCCGCGACATCACGACCGACATCGCGTACCTCGACAAGTACTACGAGCCCGAGAACTCCTCCTGGCTCTCGCTGCGCAGCGACGACCGCTTCACCTGGTCCGTCAGCCACGGCACCTACATGCGCGCCTTCCTCTCGCCGGTGGGCAACTCCTACGTCGCCGCCAGCTCCGACGCCGACATCGTGGACACCCTCCGCAAGGCCGTGGAGGAGCGCGTGGAGACGTGGCTCTCGTGGGTCCAGAACGCAACCCCCGTGCCGCCGGAGGAGC
Above is a genomic segment from Mumia sp. Pv4-285 containing:
- a CDS encoding alpha/beta fold hydrolase, giving the protein MTTFVLVHGAFRGGWSWRRVRPLLVAAGHDVYAPSLSGAGERASGVASVQGLSSWVDEIVGLLEVEDLDDVVLVGHSQGAVVARAVADAVPDRLRHLVFVDGAVPDVGERAVDLTPGATGLPPRDTLIPARPPAADGDLDAETAAWIATRLTPTPFAPSLDPRPGPASDVPVAYVFCSGTPAGYPSETTRSRLDERGTPYALIDAGHDAPLTAPALVARSLMQVLARPA
- a CDS encoding antibiotic biosynthesis monooxygenase family protein, producing the protein MIVVVSQAWTKPGEEHADAYIALSEKFGVLFRDHSGFRGRRLIRGVEDRTHFTHLRFFDSVEDYDACTQAPDYGDHLVAMYEHLQPYDSYPREFMEVVIDEPDPR